Proteins encoded by one window of Bacteroidia bacterium:
- a CDS encoding helicase-related protein — translation MKEKIQETLAGLKDFQLKTVDYVFKQLYVKGRGKMLIADEVGLGKTIVAKGIIAKAFGQFTPTPNKKVFNVIYICSNQALARQNLKKLNFSGDNLAIDYSEDDDRLTGLAYISAKEEQQFPFRIKAFTPATSFDDKTHAGKADERVLLYRLLYSYSDFKPLSNSLKWILKGNRRIKDENWEARIQYAEELDNGKEIAWLKKIRPKVYSEFKKALDKTVSPADLPKSFNAAGISYPVKYWTLLKNLCQLGIRKNNYYHYNFSKELISSLRFLLSRVCIEFLQADIFILDEFQRYKKLIDKTGGNEEDDKEEVSPAIQLARDIFSFEDSKILMLSATPFKPYTNDFDELNGEVHYNEFITVLQFLMADKAADFWKEYEHDRKALFGFLRHPDTLDAQMPGAIGLKNKLETLYRTSIVRTEKLLASNDRDALIKHVNKPISIQPEDINDFVVLDQITLLLNKDHKASLPVPLEYVKSCPFALSFLDNYQHKEKIRNLILEDAALQQLVRQTKHGWVNLKDINDYKPLIPPRAKSLPNAKLRLLLDETVHNNGWKYLWIPPSIPYYELDGAFKDSWGYSKTLIFSSWKLVPRMVASLVSYEAERLSIGNPKSISDREKKEKENFKPYYFQKRRSPRPQFTFKVLKEEQEPQQMNNFILSYPCLFLANLYDPAINVAEKKSVQQIKAEIKSQLMATFKRLNLNQYVSGEGDWQKWYWLGPLFLDKASENNKVLTEWLSKGIPPSELSIDAESIGTDKDESIGRKTHFELAKAAFTSHSPIAAGKLSNEQLEVICEHMAELTIGSPAICYLRSQRRYKELSNDLFDAAFNVCSAFLTMFNKPESIAIVRLHTKDGDYWERALRYMIDGNMQAMLDEFVYLLINGENIQSTNELSDFISDILSVRTATSDIEDYPTFLENLTKEKPKRKAIRSHYAVDFGTQKINTAKGAGRQINIRQAFNSPFRPFVLASTSIGQEGLDFHLYCKKIFHWNLPSNPIDFEQREGRIHRYQGLVIRLNLASKYRDQIAYGNTQNNIWKEVFKYAEKEKAQAKFSCDLVPYWHTETLSDIKIERFVPLYPFSRDIEKFNNLIKILTFYRLTFGQPRQEELVDALHDSGFSDEVIQKLDDLIINLSPIRFT, via the coding sequence ATGAAGGAAAAAATACAAGAAACATTAGCAGGGCTAAAAGACTTCCAGTTAAAAACGGTGGATTACGTTTTTAAGCAGTTGTATGTAAAAGGCAGGGGCAAAATGTTGATTGCGGATGAGGTAGGCTTGGGAAAAACCATTGTGGCAAAGGGCATTATTGCAAAGGCATTTGGTCAGTTTACACCCACACCGAATAAAAAGGTTTTCAATGTTATTTATATCTGCTCCAATCAGGCATTGGCGAGGCAAAATTTAAAGAAACTCAATTTCTCAGGTGATAATTTAGCCATTGATTATTCAGAGGATGATGATAGATTAACGGGCTTGGCCTATATATCTGCAAAAGAAGAACAACAATTCCCTTTCAGAATAAAAGCCTTTACCCCTGCTACCTCCTTTGATGATAAAACACATGCTGGCAAAGCTGATGAAAGAGTTCTGTTGTATAGGCTTCTGTATTCATACAGCGATTTCAAGCCTTTAAGCAATAGTTTAAAATGGATACTGAAAGGCAATAGAAGAATTAAGGATGAAAATTGGGAGGCTCGTATTCAGTATGCCGAGGAATTAGACAACGGAAAAGAAATAGCCTGGTTAAAGAAAATCAGGCCAAAAGTATATAGTGAATTTAAGAAGGCATTAGATAAAACAGTAAGTCCTGCGGATTTACCAAAGTCATTCAATGCAGCAGGTATCAGCTACCCTGTAAAATATTGGACACTGCTGAAGAACCTTTGTCAATTGGGCATTCGTAAAAACAATTACTACCATTACAATTTCAGTAAGGAGCTTATCAGTTCATTGCGTTTCCTTTTGTCAAGAGTTTGTATTGAGTTTTTACAAGCAGATATTTTTATCCTTGATGAATTTCAACGCTACAAGAAATTAATTGACAAAACAGGTGGTAACGAAGAAGACGACAAAGAAGAAGTAAGCCCTGCAATTCAGTTGGCAAGGGATATATTTTCATTTGAAGATTCTAAAATCCTCATGCTGTCTGCTACACCATTTAAGCCATACACAAATGACTTTGATGAATTGAATGGAGAGGTGCATTACAATGAATTTATTACAGTTCTACAGTTTTTGATGGCAGATAAAGCAGCTGATTTTTGGAAGGAGTATGAACATGATCGTAAAGCATTATTTGGTTTTTTACGTCATCCGGATACGTTGGATGCACAAATGCCAGGTGCAATAGGATTGAAAAACAAATTAGAAACCCTATACCGCACCAGCATTGTTAGAACAGAAAAGCTGCTTGCGTCCAACGACAGGGATGCATTGATAAAACATGTAAATAAACCAATTTCCATTCAGCCCGAAGACATCAATGATTTTGTTGTTTTAGACCAGATTACCTTATTGCTTAATAAAGATCATAAAGCATCACTACCTGTTCCTTTGGAATATGTAAAGTCTTGCCCTTTTGCCTTATCATTCTTAGACAATTATCAGCACAAGGAAAAAATCAGAAATCTGATTTTAGAAGATGCGGCACTTCAGCAATTGGTAAGGCAAACAAAGCACGGCTGGGTTAATCTGAAAGACATTAACGATTACAAACCACTTATTCCACCGAGAGCAAAATCGCTTCCTAATGCTAAGCTGCGTTTGTTGTTAGATGAAACAGTACACAATAATGGTTGGAAATATTTGTGGATACCCCCTTCCATTCCATACTATGAGTTAGATGGTGCTTTTAAAGATAGCTGGGGTTATTCTAAAACATTAATTTTTTCATCGTGGAAATTAGTTCCTCGTATGGTGGCATCATTGGTTTCGTATGAAGCCGAACGACTTTCAATTGGAAATCCGAAATCAATTTCTGACAGAGAGAAAAAGGAGAAAGAGAATTTTAAACCGTATTACTTTCAAAAAAGAAGATCACCAAGACCACAGTTTACATTCAAGGTTTTAAAAGAGGAACAGGAACCTCAGCAGATGAATAATTTCATTCTTTCTTATCCTTGCCTGTTTCTTGCCAATTTGTATGACCCCGCAATAAATGTTGCAGAGAAAAAATCAGTTCAACAAATCAAAGCTGAAATAAAGAGCCAGTTGATGGCTACTTTCAAAAGGCTTAATCTTAACCAATATGTAAGTGGTGAAGGTGACTGGCAAAAGTGGTACTGGTTGGGTCCTCTCTTTTTAGATAAAGCAAGTGAAAACAATAAGGTGCTAACAGAATGGCTATCTAAAGGAATACCGCCATCAGAACTTTCGATTGATGCTGAGAGTATCGGTACTGATAAAGATGAAAGTATCGGTAGAAAAACACATTTTGAATTGGCAAAAGCTGCTTTCACCAGCCATTCCCCCATTGCGGCAGGTAAACTAAGCAATGAGCAACTGGAAGTAATTTGTGAACACATGGCTGAGCTTACAATTGGTTCACCGGCAATATGCTATTTGAGAAGCCAAAGAAGGTACAAAGAATTGTCAAATGATTTATTCGATGCCGCCTTCAATGTCTGCTCTGCTTTTCTAACTATGTTCAATAAACCGGAGAGCATTGCCATCGTGAGGTTGCACACAAAGGATGGTGATTATTGGGAACGGGCATTGCGATACATGATTGATGGAAATATGCAGGCTATGCTGGATGAATTTGTGTATCTACTGATAAATGGTGAGAATATTCAATCCACAAATGAGCTGAGTGATTTCATTTCCGATATTCTTTCTGTAAGAACTGCCACTTCAGACATTGAAGATTACCCAACATTTTTAGAAAATCTAACTAAGGAAAAGCCAAAGCGTAAAGCCATCAGGTCGCATTATGCCGTTGACTTTGGCACTCAAAAAATTAACACTGCTAAAGGTGCAGGTCGGCAAATTAATATTCGCCAAGCATTTAATTCACCTTTCAGACCTTTTGTTTTGGCCTCCACTTCCATTGGTCAGGAGGGCTTGGATTTTCATTTGTATTGTAAAAAAATATTCCATTGGAATCTACCTTCTAACCCCATTGATTTTGAGCAAAGAGAAGGCAGAATACATCGCTATCAAGGGCTTGTAATCAGGCTCAATCTGGCAAGTAAATACAGAGATCAGATAGCCTATGGTAATACCCAAAATAATATTTGGAAAGAGGTCTTTAAATATGCTGAAAAGGAAAAAGCCCAGGCTAAGTTTTCCTGTGATTTAGTACCATACTGGCATACCGAAACATTGAGTGATATAAAGATAGAAAGATTCGTGCCTTTGTATCCTTTCAGCAGAGACATAGAGAAGTTCAATAATCTAATTAAAATACTCACATTTTACAGATTAACATTCGGGCAACCACGTCAGGAAGAATTGGTGGATGCTCTTCATGATTCAGGTTTTAGTGATGAGGTAATCCAAAAATTAGATGATTTAATTATTAACCTTAGCCCAATAAGATTTACATAA